The following proteins are co-located in the Camelina sativa cultivar DH55 chromosome 12, Cs, whole genome shotgun sequence genome:
- the LOC104733524 gene encoding putative F-box protein At1g58090, whose amino-acid sequence MVFTRKKKTLVVSRKLPSDVEEEILVRVPPLSLLCFKSVCKEWNTLFNNKRFINKNFVCARPEFMLQTHSHIYSISADLNDDPTIKKIGLCLDLRRGRYRVSGICDGYFFLNGHHERGLVWNPLLSHPKRIAKDNVICGRNIGYDGSGPEKSYKIIGRCSTDSIDRVAVFELATNKWKVTHRTSSSKKLSPDLCRVSLNGNLYWTGYKYPQTGKYFIEMLDFSKEIMKIFCILPCEGKSAGSHIRALSIYKGDRFSVLQQSRRTGETKIWVTEKKIGNGDDGGDVVWIKFMTVSRPDFPMLVRHISTSYFVDNNIYGKILVLCCRSKKPIKAWVYIVRGDLCKKIKIDEVVCDFQSSVYIPSLINIS is encoded by the coding sequence atggTTTTTacgagaaaaaagaaaaccctagtgGTGTCGAGAAAGCTCCCGTCAGATGTGGAAGAAGAGATACTCGTTCGTGTTCCACCTCTATCTCTCCTTTGCTTCAAATCCGTTTGCAAAGAATGGAACACTCTTTTTAACAACAAGAGATTCatcaacaaaaactttgtttgcGCTCGCCCAGAGTTCATGTTACAAACACATTCCCACATTTATTCGATAAGCGCAGATCTCAACGACGATCCAACTATAAAAAAGATTGGTTTATGCTTGGATTTGCGCCGTGGCCGTTATCGTGTCAGTGGGATCTGCGATGGTTACTTCTTCTTGAACGGCCATCATGAAAGAGGCCTGGTTTGGAATCCGTTGTTGAGTCATCCTAAAAGGATTGCTAAGGATAATGTTATATGTGGCAGAAATATTGGTTACGATGGTAGTGGACCCGAAAAGAGTTACAAGATTATTGGACGTTGCAGTACTGATTCGATTGATAGAGTTGCAGTCTTTGAACTAGCAACCAATAAGTGGAAGGTTACTCATCGTACTAGTTCTAGCAAAAAGTTATCACCCGACTTGTGTAGGGTCTCCTTGAATGGAAATTTGTACTGGACAGGTTATAAGTATCCCCAAACTGGCAAGTATTTCATCGAAATGTTGGATTTTTCGAAAGAGATAATGAAGATCTTTTGTATTCTACCGTGTGAGGGAAAAAGTGCTGGTTCCCATATTCGTGCCCTATCGATTTACAAGGGAGATCGGTTTTCAGTGTTACAACAATCCAGAAGAACAGGAGAGACTAAGATTTGGGTGACGGAGAAGAAAATTGGTAATGGGGATGATGGAGGCGATGTGGTGTGGATTAAGTTCATGACTGTCTCAAGACCTGACTTTCCCATGTTAGTTAGGCACATCTCTACAAGTTACTTCGTTGATAATAACATCTATGGAAAAATCTTGGTTTTGTGTTGTCGTAGCAAGAAACCTATAAAAGCTTGGGTCTATATTGTGAGGGGAGATCTATGCAAAAAGATTAAGATAGATGAAGTGGTATGTGACTTTCAATCGTCTGTCTATATTCCCAGTTTGATCAACATTTCTTGA